In bacterium, one DNA window encodes the following:
- the ispH gene encoding 4-hydroxy-3-methylbut-2-enyl diphosphate reductase yields the protein MKIVIDAHAGFCPGVLRAVEKVENLLAISGNLISLGALIHNPVELQRLQQKGLMTRPQEELLTAERLKDLKDRRVLVRTHGLAAAAHEALRQAGAQVEDATCPTVRRVQSLIAEKDEQGEQIVIIGKKNHAEVIGLAGYSRKPLVFEAEADLAGVVFRDRVAIFSQTTFDHNRFLALAKNIQERVRQATVHDTTCRHINRRLQRLIDFAASVDVLLLIGGSHSSNSRVLYEACRAVNERSFKIEGVDELDRSWLRPTDRVGISGGASTPRWQLEKVRDYLLELSAQ from the coding sequence ATGAAGATTGTGATAGATGCCCACGCCGGTTTTTGCCCCGGCGTTTTGCGGGCGGTGGAAAAAGTAGAAAATCTGCTGGCCATTTCAGGGAATTTGATCTCTCTGGGCGCTTTGATCCACAATCCTGTGGAGCTGCAGCGTCTGCAGCAAAAGGGCTTGATGACCAGACCGCAGGAGGAGCTGTTAACCGCTGAGCGTCTTAAGGATCTAAAAGACCGGCGGGTGCTGGTTCGCACGCATGGTCTTGCGGCTGCGGCCCATGAGGCGCTGCGGCAGGCCGGGGCGCAGGTGGAAGATGCCACTTGTCCCACGGTCCGGCGGGTGCAGTCCCTGATCGCCGAGAAGGATGAACAGGGCGAGCAGATCGTGATCATCGGCAAGAAGAACCATGCGGAGGTGATCGGATTGGCCGGCTACAGCCGCAAGCCGCTTGTCTTCGAGGCGGAGGCGGATCTCGCGGGGGTGGTTTTCAGGGACCGGGTGGCGATTTTCTCACAGACCACCTTTGATCACAACCGTTTTTTGGCCCTGGCGAAGAACATCCAGGAACGGGTTCGCCAGGCTACGGTGCATGACACCACCTGCCGCCATATCAACCGGCGGTTGCAACGGCTGATCGATTTCGCCGCCTCTGTGGATGTGCTGCTGTTGATCGGCGGCAGCCACAGCTCCAATTCGCGGGTGCTGTACGAAGCCTGCCGGGCGGTGAATGAACGATCGTTCAAGATTGAAGGGGTGGACGAACTGGATCGATCCTGGTTGCGGCCTACGGACCGCGTGGGCATCTCCGGAGGCGCTTCCACTCCACGGTGGCAGCTGGAAAAGGTGCGCGACTATTTGCTTGAGCTCTCGGCCCAGTAG